The Raoultibacter phocaeensis genome includes a window with the following:
- a CDS encoding helix-turn-helix domain-containing protein, producing the protein MKEICQFLGVSSTTIRNYERYLKERRYEVLDSGHRKFTGSSFTQLYDLRFMSKIGMSIQDAAAVCQDDSIAARIQAYVQGEQEIRLQIQYLKASLREIEEVKKCLGALEPGQASYSFTNVPGFFYLECERDGKLLNRPDEMELMKEWTAKIPAVYYMNRDVMENSSGSEWSYRMGLAISEEHSFLVPVNHRAVLHIPAKTCITGIVIDENSQSLSSSDYRFSGTCLRNALEYLKQNNLELAGQVFHRMVGSMLTVKDSKGNVVTGDLWYGLYPVK; encoded by the coding sequence ATGAAGGAGATTTGTCAGTTCCTCGGCGTGTCCTCAACCACCATTCGCAACTACGAGCGCTATCTGAAAGAGCGGCGCTACGAAGTGCTGGACTCAGGGCACCGGAAGTTTACCGGGTCGAGCTTCACGCAGCTGTACGATCTTCGCTTCATGTCGAAAATCGGGATGAGCATCCAGGACGCGGCGGCAGTCTGCCAAGACGACAGCATTGCAGCGAGAATCCAAGCCTACGTACAGGGCGAGCAGGAAATACGATTGCAGATCCAGTATTTGAAGGCTTCTCTGCGGGAGATCGAAGAGGTGAAGAAGTGCCTCGGGGCGCTTGAACCCGGACAGGCCAGCTACTCTTTCACCAACGTGCCGGGCTTCTTCTACCTCGAGTGCGAGCGCGACGGTAAGCTGTTGAACAGACCCGACGAGATGGAGCTCATGAAAGAGTGGACGGCGAAGATTCCCGCCGTGTACTACATGAACCGCGACGTGATGGAGAATTCGAGCGGCAGCGAGTGGAGCTATCGGATGGGGCTCGCCATATCGGAAGAGCATTCGTTCCTCGTCCCCGTCAACCACAGGGCGGTTTTGCATATACCCGCCAAGACCTGCATCACCGGCATCGTCATCGACGAGAACAGCCAATCGCTTTCCAGCAGCGATTACCGCTTTTCGGGAACGTGCCTGAGAAACGCGTTGGAATACCTGAAGCAGAATAACCTCGAGCTGGCCGGCCAGGTTTTCCATCGCATGGTCGGCAGCATGCTCACCGTAAAGGACTCGAAGGGAAACGTGGTTACCGGCGACCTCTGGTACGGGCTCTATCCTGTGAAATAG
- the purE gene encoding 5-(carboxyamino)imidazole ribonucleotide mutase translates to MPAEATAPLVGIIMGSESDMPAMEPCMKQLEEFGVPYEVKVASAHRKPAEVHEWASTAVDRGIRVIVAAAGKAAHLGGVVAAYTPNPVITVPMKTSDLGGLDSLLSMVQMPSGVPVACVAINGAKNAAILAVQILGTGCDEARQKIADFKAGMAEA, encoded by the coding sequence ATGCCAGCTGAAGCCACTGCCCCGCTTGTCGGAATCATCATGGGATCGGAAAGCGATATGCCCGCCATGGAGCCGTGCATGAAGCAGCTCGAAGAGTTCGGAGTTCCTTACGAGGTGAAGGTGGCGAGCGCGCACCGCAAGCCCGCCGAAGTGCACGAATGGGCATCGACGGCGGTCGATCGCGGCATCCGCGTCATCGTTGCGGCGGCCGGCAAGGCGGCCCATCTCGGGGGCGTCGTTGCGGCGTACACCCCGAATCCGGTCATCACCGTGCCCATGAAGACGAGCGATCTGGGCGGTCTCGATTCGCTCCTTTCCATGGTGCAGATGCCGAGCGGCGTGCCGGTTGCCTGCGTTGCCATCAACGGCGCGAAGAACGCGGCTATCCTCGCCGTGCAGATACTCGGTACCGGTTGCGACGAGGCGCGCCAGAAGATCGCCGACTTCAAAGCGGGTATGGCCGAGGCGTAG
- a CDS encoding PRC-barrel domain-containing protein, translating into METNESILTKGVVSIDDRKQVGKVKGVIVDCDSCGVSHYIISSSSTNSSLVLPFEKSLAVGDTFMTIQSRDDFLATTDLTARGALEDNFDLVGLDVYSRAGSHLGVVKGFDIDTAFGGITKIDLEDGGSFESDSYVFFAREFVFVDDGTKTDADIRSAAANGSDEEAEDSAPLAEPADEEEAVEPDNAEAVEEIEQGADEGMVEVAEDEAEEAEIVDEVLEQGEEDELVEEPVEDGGVGEEPVEDEAAEEAEAEEDPAEEAEDDPDAELRSFLVGKVLNERVVSQDGSLVLEAGEEITEQVFADAQKCDAVLLLTMSVDE; encoded by the coding sequence ATGGAAACGAACGAATCGATTCTGACGAAGGGGGTCGTCTCCATCGACGATCGCAAGCAGGTCGGCAAGGTGAAGGGGGTCATCGTCGACTGCGACTCGTGCGGGGTGAGCCACTACATCATTTCGAGTTCGAGCACGAATTCCTCGCTCGTTCTTCCGTTCGAGAAATCTCTTGCCGTGGGCGATACGTTCATGACCATCCAAAGCCGCGATGATTTTCTCGCAACGACCGATTTGACGGCACGCGGCGCTCTCGAGGACAATTTCGATCTGGTCGGCCTCGACGTTTACTCGCGCGCCGGCAGCCATTTGGGTGTTGTCAAAGGTTTCGACATCGATACCGCGTTCGGCGGCATCACGAAAATCGATCTTGAGGACGGCGGCTCATTCGAGTCGGACAGCTACGTGTTCTTCGCGCGGGAATTCGTGTTTGTCGACGACGGCACGAAAACCGATGCCGACATTCGCTCTGCAGCGGCAAACGGCTCTGATGAGGAAGCCGAGGATTCGGCCCCTTTAGCTGAACCGGCCGACGAAGAAGAGGCTGTCGAGCCGGATAACGCCGAAGCTGTCGAAGAGATCGAGCAAGGAGCCGACGAGGGTATGGTGGAGGTCGCCGAGGACGAGGCGGAAGAAGCCGAAATCGTCGATGAAGTGCTTGAACAAGGCGAAGAAGACGAGCTTGTTGAAGAACCCGTCGAGGATGGCGGGGTTGGCGAAGAGCCCGTCGAAGACGAGGCTGCTGAGGAAGCTGAAGCCGAAGAGGATCCCGCCGAAGAGGCTGAGGATGATCCCGATGCCGAGCTGCGTTCGTTTCTCGTGGGGAAGGTACTCAACGAGCGCGTGGTAAGCCAAGATGGTTCGCTTGTGCTCGAAGCCGGTGAGGAAATCACCGAGCAGGTGTTCGCCGATGCTCAGAAATGCGATGCGGTACTCTTGCTTACGATGAGTGTTGATGAATAG
- a CDS encoding 4Fe-4S dicluster domain-containing protein, translating into MADESVQYPVSKGFLLIDTKKCSGCMSCMMACTLAHEGGIDLSHARIQIKKNVFGTYPDDDIEQYVCKQCANAPCVDACRFEALTVDPVSGVRIIDAEKCTGCQLCIRACTYSPSRIVYDYDKRIALKCDLCTNTPFWKEEGGVRGKQACIDACSLCAIAFSRDMPETEAGYEVNLRTSLHYARAMFPIDDAGMQSPREALEQAGLRPVGKVAGVYDSAVETDVVTKGEE; encoded by the coding sequence ATGGCGGACGAATCAGTTCAGTATCCCGTGTCAAAGGGTTTCCTGCTCATCGACACAAAGAAGTGTTCGGGCTGTATGAGCTGCATGATGGCGTGCACCTTGGCCCATGAGGGCGGAATCGATCTCTCGCATGCAAGGATTCAAATCAAGAAGAACGTGTTCGGCACCTACCCCGACGACGACATCGAGCAGTACGTGTGCAAGCAGTGCGCCAATGCGCCATGCGTCGACGCCTGCCGCTTCGAAGCGCTCACGGTCGATCCCGTATCGGGCGTTCGCATCATCGACGCGGAAAAGTGCACAGGATGCCAGTTGTGCATACGGGCATGCACGTACTCACCCTCGCGCATCGTTTACGACTACGACAAACGCATCGCGCTGAAGTGCGACCTCTGCACGAACACGCCTTTCTGGAAGGAAGAGGGAGGCGTGCGCGGAAAGCAAGCCTGCATCGACGCCTGCTCGCTGTGCGCAATCGCGTTTTCGCGAGACATGCCCGAAACGGAGGCCGGGTACGAGGTCAACCTTCGCACGAGCCTGCATTACGCCCGAGCGATGTTCCCCATCGACGACGCCGGCATGCAGTCGCCACGGGAGGCGCTCGAACAGGCGGGCTTGCGACCGGTTGGCAAGGTGGCGGGCGTCTACGACAGCGCCGTCGAGACCGACGTCGTAACGAAAGGGGAAGAATAG
- a CDS encoding VanW family protein — MSGKHAKRKTVRPSVSSAPRASSASRASAPPVSRVAVPTEPKPAAPVPLRAAGAAAPVSPRVAGASARSPKPVRGPRPSWLLAPLTIACSLFVAAVMAFGNPVLWKTADETMADQYAAGTDADDYQFIDEVVGEEGSAADLVCLGEYKAISQDDDPDRASNIDLAAKELDGVEIKPDETLSVNELFGDTSKDERYLVTSVVNGTTIEQGRGGGVCQVSTALYIASLKANLEIVERYPHTIVCDYAPIGLDATLAYGQKDLRIKNNTDQSMFVRATALGQTVEVKIYGVKASENESIDATSKIIDRFDVPASEVYIDPSKLGLGPDDPVTYYVAESYRVLYRDGVMVSNDLLSTDTYQVSVQSDVLVGEGGVDPSK; from the coding sequence ATGAGCGGAAAGCACGCAAAGCGCAAAACCGTGAGGCCGTCGGTTTCTTCCGCGCCTCGCGCCTCGTCTGCCTCCCGCGCCTCGGCGCCTCCCGTTTCGCGCGTCGCGGTGCCGACGGAGCCGAAGCCCGCAGCGCCGGTGCCTCTCCGAGCCGCCGGTGCCGCAGCGCCGGTCTCGCCCCGAGTGGCCGGCGCCTCTGCGCGATCCCCCAAACCCGTGCGTGGCCCCCGACCGTCGTGGCTTTTGGCCCCGCTCACGATCGCATGCAGCCTTTTCGTCGCCGCCGTCATGGCGTTCGGCAATCCCGTGTTATGGAAAACGGCCGATGAAACCATGGCTGATCAGTATGCTGCAGGAACCGACGCGGACGATTATCAGTTCATCGATGAAGTGGTTGGCGAAGAGGGTAGCGCGGCCGATCTCGTCTGCCTCGGTGAATACAAAGCCATTTCGCAAGATGACGACCCCGACCGGGCGTCGAATATCGATTTGGCCGCCAAGGAGCTCGACGGCGTAGAGATCAAGCCCGATGAAACGCTTTCGGTCAACGAACTTTTCGGCGACACTTCGAAAGACGAGCGCTATCTCGTTACCTCGGTGGTTAACGGGACGACCATCGAGCAGGGGCGCGGCGGCGGTGTGTGCCAGGTTTCAACGGCGCTCTACATCGCGTCGCTTAAAGCAAATCTTGAAATAGTTGAGCGATACCCTCATACTATCGTGTGCGACTACGCTCCGATCGGCCTTGATGCAACGCTTGCCTACGGGCAGAAGGATCTGCGCATCAAGAATAACACCGATCAGAGCATGTTCGTCCGTGCGACGGCGCTCGGGCAGACGGTTGAGGTGAAGATTTACGGCGTGAAGGCGAGCGAGAACGAATCGATCGACGCCACATCGAAGATTATCGATCGTTTTGATGTGCCGGCCTCGGAGGTCTACATCGATCCGAGTAAACTTGGGCTCGGTCCCGATGATCCCGTTACGTATTACGTGGCGGAATCGTATCGGGTGTTGTACCGCGATGGCGTGATGGTGTCGAACGATCTGTTGTCGACCGATACGTATCAGGTTTCGGTGCAGTCCGATGTGCTGGTAGGGGAAGGCGGCGTCGACCCCTCAAAATAG